Proteins from one Candidatus Sulfotelmatobacter sp. genomic window:
- a CDS encoding 3-hydroxybutyryl-CoA dehydrogenase: protein MRVVVVGAGQMGGGIAQVLAAKGHEVLLHDVDEARIRRGIDGIAKRLDREVEKGRMSPVQRGEVLTHIDARDHLRDLEVELAIEAASEDLETKLALFRELDRNTPPEAILASNTSSISITTLAAATSKPDRVIGMHFMNPVPVMKLVEIIRGLQSSERTYRFIHDLALSLDKTPVEVRDFPGFISNRVLMPMINEAIQALYEGVASAEDIDTVMRLGMNHPMGPLTLADFIGLDTCLAIMEVLHEGFGDTKYRPSPLLRQYVAAGWLGKKTGRGFYDYRAAANGAPVPAATAGAS from the coding sequence GTGCGGGTCGTGGTCGTCGGCGCGGGCCAGATGGGCGGCGGCATCGCACAGGTGCTGGCCGCCAAGGGGCACGAGGTGCTCTTGCACGACGTCGACGAGGCGCGCATTCGGCGCGGCATCGACGGCATCGCCAAGCGGCTCGACCGTGAGGTCGAGAAGGGGCGCATGAGCCCGGTGCAGCGCGGCGAGGTGCTCACCCACATCGACGCGCGCGATCACCTGCGCGACCTCGAGGTCGAGCTGGCGATCGAAGCCGCCTCGGAAGACCTCGAGACGAAGCTCGCCCTCTTCCGCGAGCTGGACCGCAACACGCCGCCCGAAGCGATCTTGGCCTCGAATACCTCGTCGATCTCGATCACGACCTTGGCCGCCGCCACCTCGAAGCCCGATCGCGTGATCGGCATGCACTTCATGAACCCCGTCCCGGTGATGAAGCTGGTCGAGATCATTCGCGGCCTGCAGAGCAGCGAGCGAACGTATCGGTTCATCCACGACCTCGCGCTGAGCCTCGACAAGACGCCGGTCGAGGTGCGCGACTTCCCGGGCTTCATCTCCAACCGCGTCCTGATGCCGATGATCAACGAGGCGATCCAGGCGCTCTACGAGGGCGTCGCCTCGGCCGAAGACATCGACACCGTGATGCGCTTGGGGATGAACCACCCGATGGGACCGTTGACGCTGGCCGACTTCATCGGTCTGGACACGTGTCTGGCCATCATGGAGGTGTTGCACGAAGGCTTCGGCGACACCAAGTACCGCCCGTCGCCGCTGCTGCGCCAGTACGTCGCCGCCGGGTGGCTCGGCAAGAAGACGGGCCGCGGCTTCTACGACTACCGTGCGGCGGCGAACGGCGCGCCCGTTCCCGCCGCGACCGCCGGAGCGTCGTGA